The following are encoded together in the Lathyrus oleraceus cultivar Zhongwan6 chromosome 3, CAAS_Psat_ZW6_1.0, whole genome shotgun sequence genome:
- the LOC127126574 gene encoding uncharacterized protein LOC127126574, with the protein MSVRHSSTEASMSEYDVKKEKETTQDVVAKEDIAAASYVSGQYSIPNCIHVLRNLKQNGRLYGKRFSYALELIKDSKNRVIVISLKDCFSELEDWIDYKFNK; encoded by the exons ATGTCTGTCCGTCACTCCAGTACAGAAGCCTCTATGTCTGAATATGAT gtgaaaaaggaaaaagagacaaCACAAGATGTAGTTGCAAAAGAAGACATTGCAGCCGCATCTTATGTGAGTGGTCAATACTCTATTCCGAATTGCATTCATGTCTTGAGAAATCTAAAGCAAAATGGTCGTTTGTATGGAAAACGATTTAGCTATGCTTTAGAATTGATTAAAGATAGCAAAAATAGAGTCATTGTTATTTCTTTAAAAGATTGCTTCAGTGAACTGGAGGATTGGATAGATTACAAGTTTAATAAGTAA